The genomic DNA gacccctctggtgacttttcctgtgtggtctgatcagccacattgaaaagccatttggatggtgaatttaaggtcattggtgatattgattttaagggaatttggagaactgataattatgatggagttaaagttcttagacacaattgatcatttgaaccaatgagaagactaaaagggcaaagccttagactaagggtaggcttcttcaagtctattttcctagaacaataagggtaaaatattttttcttggtGGAGTAAATCAGATTAGTCATTTTCATCTGATTATGTGATTTGAAAATATTTTGACCAGTAGCAGGGGTATTTTTTACATGATCTAGATaagtttattttcccttaggaagtcagctgttgTTGAAAGCAGTGTAAGAGATTaaacacaacaaggctgtggaattgatataatagtattatattttgttgtgaataagtttaataatggtagacttaggtcaacaggacagggatatatgacatctgtaggtgaTCTAGGATCATTGAGGGTATTGTAATACATTTAAGTAGATATGCAATATCTAGACAGGTTGATTTTTCTAAAACTCAGGAGTGCAACCAAGGTGACaatgagacatttagtcaatatttggaaacaacccaTATTATGACAAAAAGCTGGAGACAGATAGAAGGGCAGACGGAGAAATTCTCCCCTACActgctgaaaccttgagggttgtggagtagcaggaagaaaggaggggggccagcaggagtagataggaagagaatttggttcacttagctttaggatattaattcatggagagactatcggctccataggcatgtattttagttttgattttaagtttatgtCTGTTAAATTCGCTAGGAGGAGATATGATCATTTTGTTGAAAGTAATTGTTACCCTAACTAAAAGGACAATGAAAGCTTAGTTGGTTTCAGGTGTTAGACACTGAACCATTGCCCAGACACTATTCTGCACAGTAGGCCGAAATAGTAGCATTGACTAGAACCGGtgaaataagaaaggagagaaaagttactatttacacagacaagcacatagatatttaaaaccatacaaagcagcatagataaatcttaaagaagataaaacacttgacagagaattgttacagaATAGCCGAGGATGaaggccccagggagaattggacatgtggaaaatgaaagggggcatcctacaagagaaggtctgacataaggataatttactaaTCTTACCAAAGACATTGTAAGGATAcgcagcaatattgatacatagGCTAAGCCATGTATCAAGGGGAGGGAAGGATAGTAGAGTAGTTAGGAAAGAGtgatggcctagaggataattaCTTAAACCATTTTTTTGTAAGatatccattccaacatttggaaattgACCTTATTGAGATATTCCCGAaatgaggggaagaaggggtgtttaacaagaACAGATAAgcatagcaaatgggtagaagcgttcccaacttacttggtggacatgattatggtagctaaaatattaagtcaagatattatccctggtttactaggagccatctctttaaatgatggatgacagtttagctaatcaggtagagcctatagaatgccagagttagagataccagaacaagtagacatagaagttgaagaaatactagcagagcacatgaAAAGAcggtttgttaaccaaacccttatgtccaagattttgtatctaacaggtgaattacaggagaaggtgattcattcagtacaaccaggagactgggtgtggatccagtccctgaggagaaaagactggGAAGCAGCCCCgtggggaaggcccataccaggttctgttaaaccatagcctttgccattagaaaagctgagagagtcacttgggtccacgttatccactgcaagaaggtatgtacacatatgaccACTGATGATCACAcccagagttaggagaagaaccgaaaaccaacagggtccgggggttacctccttaacgaagatttcctatcccgaccgttcatcactgtgtgtgctcctagaggtgtgagtatggggtggtacctagcagagagactaagggcaggagagggttggcggttcttgggaagagtagagactctgagctgcatcatagtctaatctttctgatacattcagatccaccaccttccggtactaatcatacgataccgttgtcattgagaagaagtagaagataaactatataatacagtGATGAGTGACTTACAGAATAAGGagtcaaagaagatcaagatgtaggattcaaggtaaacattaaacaacttCCTGGTGGAGCAGAAAACtgtacagggactgggtgggtcaGATTGAAGTACTCGGCCTACACACCTAGGTTCACTTAAATTCCTGATGAGCACCAGTGTTATATATtcaagaatggcaccgagaacttagATGATTTTAATGACTGAAAGGTAATTGgtaatgtgactgacttaggtttgaaagatgaatagaaaatgtttaacctcacagcacctataactgatgaagggtgggctagtaccagtaaaggacgcatacgacagaaattaccacaaagAGTGGTTAGGAACTTGTGCCCTGGGGTTATAggtccaaccagttcgagttagtcatctgaggccagttataggaggctaaagtaggcacaggaggagttttgaccaggatgggagtagctttgtctagatggatgctattggcatcctcagggaagttccagatgaatacaaagctatgaatcaaatatgtgaaggctttaacactacattattttggtggttgacaataaataaaaatgtggatggTATTAATGACATattttataatcaacagagattcatgactGAAAACGGGGATGcggtaaagaggttctctgaccaattatccgccacctccctcatgacctggtaaaatagactgactctcgatatgttattggcagaagagggcagtgtaggtagaatgattaggttcattgctgtacgtacattcctgataacacagcccatgtttgggaaatggaaaagtgttgtaagaactgtattatgggctgctttcacctgtatgagtgtgtttgtattgtgtggatgttgtctcgtcccatgtgtgagaggtttaatcaccaggactctagagagatcaatgacgcagcagatggtgagatatggaCCGATTCTGAGCTCCGATCAGTGGGATGGCGAATGCGGGCCTCTAGGCCAGGAAGATGGCTCCGTTTTATTTTTGAGATGCCAATGTTTGATGAAACAATTTTCAACGTTTAGATTGAATTTTCAACGTTTAGATTCACTGTTCCTTTAATGAAAATTATGATGAAAATCCTAAATCGAAGTGTCATAATTGGAAATAGGCCTAGGACAGTAATGGAGGAGTAGGAGGAATATTCATGTATTGGTCTTGTTGAATCCTTGTATCACAATTAagttccatatagcgtgtgattatttgtattcCCATATAGCGTATGATTATTTGTAttcccatatagcgtgtgattatttgtatttccatatagcgtgtgattatttgtattcCCATATAGCGTAtgattatttgtatttccatatagcgtgtgattatttgtattcCCATATAGCGTATGATTATTTGTATTCCCATATAGCGTAtgattatttgtatttccatatagcgtgtgattatttgtatttccatatagcgtatgattatttgtatttccatatagcgtgtgattatttgtatttccatatagcgtgtgattatttgtattcccatatagcgtgtgattatttgtatttccatatagcgtgtgattatttgtgtttacATAAAGCATGTGATTAGTAGGGTTCTCATATAGCATTTGATCATCATGGTGAATTATTGAATCATTTAAGGGTGGAATTGATAAgataattatctaataaaggtaaatgaatcaataaaccatgatgaattattaatcatacagcatggttaatgaataatcaatgtaatgatcaatgtagtgatcgattggtctgattagttccggaaagtccaggaaccactggagagggaaagaatgtgtgtatgcaattagtatagagagctacagaagcagatggtcaagggagtaaaacttcagagagttcctaaccttgaaggaaaggaacagggTGAGCCAGAATGTGATAAACAGCGTGAGAAGTCAATGGaggttgcaggtcaccaacagattgtgtgtaaatgcatgtgcgtaagtaagcaagaactatataatgactgtttttgttatcctgacgccagaacgttctcatgaataaagctacagaaaccttttgcagaaagctcagtccttgcctaattattttaacccattgtcttacaaaccttgggcattagtcaaggcgaattgattattgattataatcatcaagatataaaattcctttaaaAGGAGATTTCATGAAGGAAACATACCCAACAAACACGACTGTGCGACTGACCAATACAGCAGAGAAGCCTTTGACACAGCAGAACCTGCAGCGTGTGGCCCTCAGCATCCCAGACCTCCACTACCATCTCACAGGCCATCCTTATGCCCCGGGTCTCCTCCacctccagacagaccctctACTCCTGGACTATAGCTCTCCAGCTAGACCAACCCTGGATCCCAGAAAGCAGACATGGGATAGAGTCTCTCTGGAACATTCCACTATTCCCCTGACCAAGGTGTCTCTTCCTGAGGACCAGTTCCATGGCTCTCAAGGGGATAGCGAGAGCAGCAGTATCACTGACTGATTCCTCTGTGACAGACTTCCCAGGGAAGGAGTGGACCTCTGTGAACTACAGAGGCCTGGAGTTTATAAGGGCTTTCTCCCCAATCAGACAGACTGACGATGCAACTGATATACAGGGAAGTTGTAATATCACCGATTACACTGCTTATGAGCAGTTTGTCTTCTCTGTCGATGTGGACATCCTCAAGGCAAAAGATCCTTCAGGAACAGAGGAAGCTAGTAGCACCTCCATAAGGGAAGAGGGGAATAGTTTTGTAAAAGAGGTCACTCGTTTTGACGACAAATGGGACAAGGGGAATAGTTTAGAGAGAATGCTAGTCCCGCCTCCACATGGGAAGAGATGAATAATTTAGACAGAGGACACTAGTCCCACCTACGAACAGGAAGAGCAGAATAGTTTAGGAAGAGAGGACGCTAGTCCCACCTACAAAAGAAAAGACAGCAATAATTTAGGAATAGAGGACGCTAGTTTTGCCTACAAATGTGAAGAGAGAAATAATTTAGGAATAGAGGACGCTAGTTCCGCCTACAAAGGGGAAGAGGGGAATAATTTCAGGAGAAAGGCTGTTAGTTCCCCCtacaaaagaagagagagaacaaagtACTGGGATGTACAGAAGCGAGGACCAATCCAAAGACAGGGAAGAAagatagctaaatgatccttaaGGCCTTAATATGGCCagactatgaaagtttagatgtgATTCAAAGTATTTTATGTAGCTTCACTTGCAGTGATGAAAAGACAAAGCCTCCTACATCCAAAAAGGCAAAATCACTGAATTCATGGTTTCAAAGTTTTTACAATAAAACAGAACGACACCTACTCCCTGAATATTTTCTTTATTCTTTTAAGTCAAAGTCCCAAGGCATCTGTCAGAACATAACCAGTGGTGAcaaaacaatatacagtacattcatcaAACTCCAACACATCTTTAGAAGCCAAACAGCGTAGTTGTATTATCAGCAGAAAGACTGTGTTCATACAAGCCATCTCCACAGAAAAGGTTTGTAATCCCCTTtcattaaaggtagactcagcaaagTTGTGTTGCCACAAGCAGCACCggagatattgagatgagcgacagtcacacacagtatctgtgcACGGGTTCGCGTCACGCTGTTCACAGCATGGTAGCCAGGGCACCAAAATAGCTGGTAAGTCGAGCCTCACGCTTCTACGCTTCTTAGttgtggaaattgacccactatgttGTTTACTTTTCTGCATaatatcgctgagtctacctttaaaccaAAACTACATTCCCATTGTCTTTCATCAATTTGTCCTTAACGTACCCTAATGAAAGCCCTTTCCTGATAATTCAACAGTGAAAAGGGAAAAAAGACACAGTTTTGGTTGGTCACTTACAATTCAACTCTTCTTCATCTGTACAAAATCCCCCCAGGTGAGGGAGAAGGCACTTCCTTATCCATTTCATTCAACTCTACTGCTGCTGAGCTTAGCATTTGTTTTCTAAACAATGTTGATAAGTTAAATCCAGTCAATGAAATTCTCAATTTCATCCGTTCATGATTCTACCATTTATCTTCTCACGCAAGAGTTAAAACATTTGTTTAGTTATTAATGGTGGTCTGGCATCAGCTTAGCATTTTATTTAAGTTCTTCAATTGCCCATTGCAAAACCGGCAGTGTAAAACCAAAGCCACTTCTTGGGACGTATTAAATCTATTACTAATTTGCATTAGCGTTTAAGGTTTGTAGTGAACACTAAGATGAAGATTTTTGCAAATCTTTCATTTTTAATTTGCAGTGTAAACAATAGGGAATGTTCTATATGATTCAAGTCTACTTCTAATCAAAGAATCCGAAAATGGATCTCGATAGTAGGCCAATGCTGCTATGCTAACTTAGACATTGACCCACAATGCATGACTGTTGCTTTGCCTGTAGCTACTTTAAGGTTTAAATAATGTAACAAGCTGTGTCTTTCTAGATTTTGCCCCGCCAACGGGGATTTGGCCACACTGTGTCCTACTGCAGCCATCTACAGCTCTACCGTTACCACTTCTCTTCATGGGAGCTATGTAGCCGCAGCACACACAAACAAGCCTCTTGTGGCATATGATGTAGTCTCTGGACTGTACGACCACTGGCATCAACTAAACATCCTACATTCTATCCGCAACGCTCATAGAACGTTGGGCAGATAGAGGGAGCAGAGTAGCATATTCTGGCCCAGCGCGGGGAAGCGTCTGAAGGCCTCCCAGGCGTCTGAGAAGATGTTGTACTTGAGGAAGACGCGGTGCTCCAGGCTGGTGGGCAGGCTGACGTCGCGCGACATAATATAGACGCCGTCGTTGTGCAGCGTGCACGTGAGGTTCAGGCCCGACTTGGAGGTGTTGTCATTCAGGTGGAGCCACTCCCCCGTGATCACGTTGTAAGACTGCACCGTCAGCATGTCCTCCGTCTGGCTGGCCCGCCGCCCCGGACCCGGCTCCAGCTCGTGGGTGTACCCCCCTACCAGGTAGATGGTATCTTCCACCGAGAGCATCTGCTGCTTACGCACGTGGGCCGAGCAGGAGCGGAACACTGTCCAACTGTCAGAGGTGGGGCAGTAGCGGAGTACGCTGGTATTCCTGTctagtagatacagagagaaaaaacCCCCAGCATTtgttaaaataatttaaaaaacagtTGATATTTTGTCAAATGGACAAGCACTATTTGTGTAGCCTACAGTTCTTTTGTCTACTGTGTGTATACATTGGACGTTTCAGAAAATGTTCTCACTTCTGCTGGGAATGACAATCACCCCCACTAACCTCTGGCAGTATATCCTCCCATGACGTAGATCATGCCCTGGCACTCGCAGGCAGAGAACTCTGCCAGGGGGTCGGGTAGTGACGACACGCAGGTCCACCAGTCCTGCTCAGGGCTGTAGCACTCCACAGTGCCCTGACACTGGCCTCCCACTGCATACAGCTTCCCTCGTACCGCCAGCAGCTTGAAGTTGGACCTGACCGGAGGAGAGACGGATACAACAACATTACAGGACGGAGACATACTGTAGCCTATGTAGTTTGCTGGCTCAGCATCAAAACAGATTGAAGATCAAGACATCGGATCCGACTGGATATTGGAACTCAAGACTGGGACAGACTGCATAGAGATCTATTCATATAGctgacctgtactgacctcttcTGGTTCAGGGGGGCTACCTGGTTCCATTCATTTCTACAGGGGTTGTAGCAGTGTGCCGCTGAGATCTCCTGGCTGGTCATTCTGTACCCACCGACAATGAACAGGTAGTTGTCCAACACGGCTGAGCCGTAGCCTCTCACATTGACCATGTCAGAGGGCAGGTTGTTAGCGAGCGGCTTCCAACGCTGCTCCACTTCCCCATACCTCAGCATGGACCAGGGCTCATCCTGGTCTGGTAGGTCCAGAGCCAGACAGGTGAAAAGTCCGATAGCCACCAGAGTGGCTGTGCCTTTCATACGCATCTCTCTAACCTGGTTGCGCAGGGCAGCAGGTAAGTCGCTGAACTCTGGTCTCCGCAGCATCGGGTGGTAATGACAGCTCATATATCTGAGACAAGCGTTGCGTAGATCATGAGTTCCATATACCTCAGATAGGCTGTAGAGTTCCACACAATTCTCTTGTCGAATTTCAGACGAAAGGAGTTTTAGGATAGAGGTGACTTGCAAAAAAGATGCAGTCTCAATCAGGTCTTCCAGGGTCTCGTTGACTACTTTCACTTTGGAGGTGTTGATAAACTCCAGGACCAGCTCGAGCCCTGGCACACTCAGACCCTGCAGTTGCACTGAATCCTCTCTGGACTCGCGCATCCCAGAGCTGTACAGTGCACGGAAGTAGTCGCTTTTTTCTATCAACTTGCCTTTGTTGACGTTGTACGTTTTGTCATCCATGACAATTACGATTATTTGTTCAGATGACATGTTTAGTGGTtgggttagctagctaatgttgtcAAATGATCTGTTTTGTTGACTGTCTTCTTCCGGCCTCGATCTGTTAATGACGGTCTGTCACAGTTTACATTTCTCAGGCGCAGGGGTGGTCTGCAATTCTAGTCGCACCGCAGTCACCAGGCCTATATATGGTAATGTTCAGCCCATACGTCTGGATGATGCCTGGTTAATTTCAACTCAGTTATGAGTGTGCTAGCAAGAGGCTAATAGTGACTTGGAAATCTTGCTAGCCACTTTATCTTTCAAAAACAGCTGGTATTATCTCGACGTACATTCAAAGAAGATGTTTTGCTGGACCATGTGGTCCTTTTTAAGATGTTTATATTGGGTAATACACTTTCCTTGCATTGTCGAGATAATCTGCAGAAAGCTGCAGTTGGTTTTTGAGGAGAAATTGGTAGCATATTTCCTGTTTTGATCCTGTGGGTTGCGTCACTTGCTTGCTCAACCGGAAACCACCGTTTTCTTCTTCGTGCAAAGACAACGCCATGCAGATTGGTACAAGATGTGTTGCTGCCACCAGCTGGCTTGGGGTATACTCTACCAGCACTCGACAGGTGCAAGCCACCCGTAATACAAGTTCCTATACTTTTCTTCGCCAAATTTTCAGGGAACCAGGTACATTAAATCCAACAGTTTCCAACTATCAACAACATAAACTTGCAATGAAGTAAGATATCAGTGTATAGCCTCTGTGGCACCCAACACACAGCTCATCTCGCCTCCAATCTCAGGCTGAGCCTACCCATCAGGGGCATGTTTATTGGTGGTTGATGTAggatacagtattttactgttaACTTAATGGCTATATGGACTGGAGGCAAGCATTACCCAGTGATGAAATATGTAACTGTTTTGCACTTCGCTGAGTAGGCCTTTTGGAGTaccaatgatatatatatttgaatCACAATTTAACAGTAGAATAGTAGGAAGCTGAATCTGATACTTTTGTTTGGCATGACTATTTTGCCGCTCTATTTTTCTCTTTCTCAGGAGCATCTGTAAGTGGAACAGCAGGTTTTGGGGAGAGTTAAAACAGAGAGACTTTCTGCATTCTTCTGCTCCGTGGAAAAAACACTCATCGAGGGAGTACAAGTCTAGATAATGGCTGATTGCGCTCTTCAAGAATGTGGATGGCCATGTATAGGGGAGGGcagcttgtctgtgtgtgtgtgtgtgtgtgtgtgtgtgtgtgtgtgtgtgtgtgtgtgtgtgtgtgtgtgtgtgtgtgtgtgtgtgtgtgtgtgtgtgtgtgtgtgtgtgtgtgtgtgtgtgtgtgtgtgtgtgtgtgtgtgtgtgtgtgtgtgtgtgtgtgcgtgttggtaGGAGGTGGGATGAGTGATGACACGACACTATGGCAGACCCCACTACTTCAGACTGGGACTAACAACAGATATTCACCCCTGCAACGGGTCTTCCCTATATGGGACCTATGAGCTGGACTGTCAGGTGTTGTAGACACTGCCCCAGAACTGTGGCTTGCTGCACCTCTACAGACAACCAACCATCTGGTATCTCCTTCCCATACACCATACCATAGAAATTGTATTCCTATGGCATACATGTTTCCAGGGCAAAGCTGCCTAAATGTGTCCTGGTTAAGGTTGCAAAGAGAGGTTATATTACTGGTAACTttcaaagtttaccagtaaactaccagaattttggtcACTTTCAAGGATTTTGTCATTTATCAAAGGACATCaagtggcccttttgggtacttcagattatcacaggcaTCTGTAAATATATATAGgcctctgtgtggccttatcacatgtaaaatatataaaataataaaataagagGATTTTTACCACAAACTTTATATAAGGGTTTCAGCACAAAATatcctttatatatttttttttacacactttcatttattttactatgtcaatatatctgtgttgttaatgttttgccaccaaactggtggcagttgtgaaaaaagtcaatagttgaaagagttgcagagttaataAAAAATGATGCCTGGTATTTCCCCAGTCTTTTTGTATTCTACTTCATTGATGTCTCATCTTGCATCTGGCACAACTCCTCTTGAGAATCAGGATAGGCCTACAACTGGTTTAGTGTGGTTGTTAGCTGACAAGTCAGCAGCTCAGTATCTTCCTGGTGCTTCATTTAAAGTGGTGTGCGGTGCCAGGGTCTGCTGCTTGACCCAATGCTTGACCCATCTGTCTGCCTATTTAGCCTCCCCATTTTGACCAACATTCACCccattccatgttattgggctgcTGGAAGATTTTTTTACGTTCACCTAATCATTTATGGAAATAAACAGTAATATATTTTAACAGCGAACACTGTTGGTAATAGGTCTATACACAGATGGTGGACTTAATAACAAAACACATTGTTCTTGCTGTCAATTAGACTGAGGTAAAGTTGGTTTTATATTCCCACATTcagacattcaacagacattcaACAGATGTATGCCAGAATCCATTTAAAGCtgtataaatcaataactaattcactgtttgtcacagaaacataaaaataaatatggtttattctataaatg from Salmo salar chromosome ssa07, Ssal_v3.1, whole genome shotgun sequence includes the following:
- the LOC106609448 gene encoding kelch-like protein 42; amino-acid sequence: MSSEQIIVIVMDDKTYNVNKGKLIEKSDYFRALYSSGMRESREDSVQLQGLSVPGLELVLEFINTSKVKVVNETLEDLIETASFLQVTSILKLLSSEIRQENCVELYSLSEVYGTHDLRNACLRYMSCHYHPMLRRPEFSDLPAALRNQVREMRMKGTATLVAIGLFTCLALDLPDQDEPWSMLRYGEVEQRWKPLANNLPSDMVNVRGYGSAVLDNYLFIVGGYRMTSQEISAAHCYNPCRNEWNQVAPLNQKRSNFKLLAVRGKLYAVGGQCQGTVECYSPEQDWWTCVSSLPDPLAEFSACECQGMIYVMGGYTARDRNTSVLRYCPTSDSWTVFRSCSAHVRKQQMLSVEDTIYLVGGYTHELEPGPGRRASQTEDMLTVQSYNVITGEWLHLNDNTSKSGLNLTCTLHNDGVYIMSRDVSLPTSLEHRVFLKYNIFSDAWEAFRRFPALGQNMLLCSLYLPNVL